A single genomic interval of Deferribacter autotrophicus harbors:
- a CDS encoding (deoxy)nucleoside triphosphate pyrophosphohydrolase: MKEVAAAIILDDEKRILLARRKTGEVLAGYWEFPGGKIEDGETPQQCIERELFEELNVKSVGKKILGEIIYHYNRNKIKLIGVLTDLIDKNFLLTVHDKILWVSSTKVLNYNLAPADVVLFQKIRRYIKNV; the protein is encoded by the coding sequence ATGAAAGAAGTAGCTGCAGCAATTATACTTGATGATGAAAAAAGGATATTATTAGCACGTCGTAAAACAGGAGAAGTTCTAGCTGGTTATTGGGAATTCCCGGGTGGTAAAATAGAAGACGGAGAAACTCCTCAACAATGTATAGAAAGGGAGCTTTTCGAAGAATTGAATGTAAAGTCCGTCGGAAAAAAGATTCTGGGGGAAATAATATACCATTATAATCGTAATAAAATCAAATTGATAGGTGTATTAACTGATTTAATAGATAAAAATTTTTTGCTAACAGTTCATGATAAGATTCTGTGGGTGTCATCTACAAAAGTACTAAATTATAATTTGGCACCAGCAGATGTAGTTCTCTTTCAGAAAATTAGAAGGTATATAAAAAATGTTTGA